One region of Daphnia pulicaria isolate SC F1-1A chromosome 7, SC_F0-13Bv2, whole genome shotgun sequence genomic DNA includes:
- the LOC124349909 gene encoding out at first protein-like — protein sequence MPTILIVVMSSPMFWGVHLACLIFLLSCFSSSNPQLVINIKNQGGDVLQEVLASNVSEDVVQLEYQRADGTIVTQMLDFRKEVQIYRLLILAEEEQLPLKSFQPPYYQAVCFAAKLSKQDFIAADAIAKLRQKNPHTVRYPEEDNGRENATFEYTLDVSRSNIISNQIQQLCINATAIYVQETDLRLWAAIGNPNEAFMVLDAAQHMVRPASRCKDIAVTNSSSMPCQCRLNFCVPWYPCGLKFCRGHDQQTGKALSYRCGIKTCKKCLDYSFPVKNFLFCPWDDY from the exons ATGCCAACAATTTTAATAGTCGTCATGAGTAGCCCTATGTTTTGGGGCGTCCATTTGGCTTGTTTAATATTTCTACTGAGTTGTTTCAGCTCCTCAAATCCCCAGCTTGTCATCAACATAAAAAATCAG GGTGGAGATGTGCTGCAGGAAGTGTTAGCTTCTAATGTCAGCGAGGATGTTGTTCAACTTGAGTACCAGAGAGCTGATGGTACAATAGTTACACAGATGCTGGATTTTCGAAAAGAGGTGCAAATCTACCGTCTCTTGATTCTGGCTGAAGAAGAACAG CTGCCTCTAAAGAGTTTCCAGCCTCCATATTATCAGGCTGTTTGCTTTGCTGCTAAATTGTCTAAACAAGATTTTATTGCTGCAGATGCCATTGCTAAACTTCGCCAG AAAAATCCACATACTGTAAGGTATCCAGAGGAGGATAATGGGCGTGAGAATGCCACATTTGAATACACTTTGGATGTGTCTAGATCTAACATTATATCCAACCAAATTCAACAATTATGTATAAATGCAACAGCAATATATGTCCAG gagactgATTTAAGATTATGGGCAGCAATTGGAAATCCAAATGAAGCTTTTATGGTCCTTGATGCTGCCCAGCACATGGTACGGCCAGCTAGCCGTTGCAAAGATATTGCCGTCACAAATTCGAGCTCAATGCCCTGCCAATGCCggttaaatttttgtgttccttG GTATCCTTGTGGACTGAAATTTTGTCGCGGGCACGATCAGCAAACTGGTAAGGCCCTCAGCTATCGGTGCGGTATCAAAACGTGCAAAAAGTGCCTCGACTATTCATTTCCAGTGAAGAACTTTCTATTTTGTCCGTGGGATGACTATTAA
- the LOC124350016 gene encoding ras-related protein Rab-1A translates to MNPEYDYLFKLLLIGDSGVGKSCLLLRFADDTYSESYISTIGVDFKIRTIDLDGKTIKLQIWDTAGQERFRTITSSYYRGAHGIIVVYDCTDQESFNNVKQWLQEIDRYACENVNKLLVGNKCDLSTKKVVDYAAAKEYAEQLGIPFLETSAKNATNVEQAFMTMAAEIKNRMGPPSAPSDGVGGININSSSRPVEQSKSGCC, encoded by the exons ATGAACCCCGAATA tgATTATCTTTTCAAACTTCTCCTGATCGGTGATTCTGGTGTTGGCAAATCTTGCCTTTTGCTCCGATTCGCT GATGATACTTATTCAGAGAGTTATATCAGTACCATCGGTGTTGATTTT AAAATTCGGACAATAGATTTGGATGGAAAGACAATCAAACTACAGATC TGGGACACTGCTGGCCAAGAACGATTCAGGACAATTACGTCGAGTTACTACCGAGGTGCCCATGGTATCATTGTCGTCTACGACTGTACTGACCAAGAGTCGTTCAACAATGTGAAACAGTGGCTCCAGGAAATCGATCGCTATGCATGCGAAAACGTCAACAAGCTCTTGGTTGGTAACAAATGTGACCTGAGCACCAAAAAGGTCGTCGATTACGCCGCAGCCAAA GAATACGCGGAACAGTTAGGTATCCCTTTCCTAGAGACGTCGGCAAAGAATGCTACGAATGTTGAACAGGCCTTCATGACTATGGCGGCTGAAATCAAGAATCGAATGGGTCCTCCTTCCGCTCCTTCGGATGGTGTTGGCGGAATCAACATCAACTCTTCTTCTAGACCAGTGGAACAGTCGAAATCGGGATGTTGTTAA
- the LOC124349982 gene encoding transmembrane protein 179-like produces the protein MNVLLVIQITVYILALVLALCISVPVIIHQKDFKGHCLLFSRGTWRETDGQFVITWAPNAYCVFVIISGVISLTACCIQIHRLGHFLYRGLDSSFLSAFVDAVGSAFLCFLSLASAMIITLGFGTWCGDITQRFEECSYAEDENIDQVDNINTSGFYLLLGTAQFGAWASWACWVGLAVCAVLKLCRYHQRENIRVSMAKERRRLLTDGLPPRSSSDEAMLG, from the exons ATGAATGTTTTACTGGTCATTCAAATTACTGTTTACATCTTAGCACTAGTCTTAGCCTTATGTATATCCGTTCCCGTTATTATTCATCAAAAGGACTTCAA GGGTCATTGTTTGCTGTTTTCCAGAGGAACTTGGAGGGAAACTGATG GCCAGTTTGTGATTACATGGGCTCCTAATGCTTACTGTGTGTTTGTTATAATATCTGGAGTGATCTCACTCACAGCTTGTTGTATTCAAATTCACAGACTTGGCCATTTCCTTTATAGAGGGCTTGACAG CTCTTTCTTGTCAGCATTTGTTGATGCAGTTGGCAGTGCCTTtctctgttttctttctttagctTCTGCCATGATTATCACTCTTGGATTTGGCACTTGGTGTGGAGACATAACCCAACGATTTGAAGA ATGCAGTTATGCTGAAGATGAAAATATTGACCAAGTGGATAATATCAACACATCTGGATTTTACTTGTTATTGGGAACTgcacag TTTGGAGCTTGGGCCTCCTGGGCATGTTGGGTGGGATTGGCTGTCTGTGCAGTTCTTAAGTTATGTCGTTATCACCAACGAGAAAATATTCGAGTCAGCATGGCCAAAGAGCG gaGACGTTTGTTGACAGATGGACTTCCACCACGAAGCTCTAGCGATGAAGCGATGCTCGGTTAA
- the LOC124349410 gene encoding uncharacterized protein LOC124349410, translating into MMETDQMEEDTSNTNIGEQEPGAETDETMQMEEGQVHTTTVLDEQSLQQLMDSGTVSEDSIIAIVQNEHGEPQTVVLSRQDAEALGIQLDPVEQPVEDEQGQVTSTDELEGMTEQVDQESDMQQAEDMTEYNAENVEQSEFQQELQAGIQSDLQSQLHAEFQSELQNDLQDELQDELQQDELQDELQQDELQDELQQDLQETPNQEEEIQPEIPPELQPKSQEPFPVTDAELEPHVDTPVPEAISVPDESVLPVETQIPEVKTKEQVPKEDEEMHTTTVSLDAVSQQLAEDAGDGDSSANDVLSNIIQSLFNPNEPNQSNVSIVPRMVGGKRKLCLRLPASTASALLAQTGSPLAHSFTEGGIPKKIKIVIPPNSLSNSAGSFVTSLANSASVIHQETKVVKISTSQQIANNNSGGKTTGPARLDPDTLPNSSSFSLMSSPVKSSSKPFLASLFSTTSTTSPSASLTVTPVSNLPKKPLGSTENPIQLVQEGNSFRSLQPLTPDQLKHIASVLKQNRQAILSGDGKGGSGTIASSSEGDGGKRRVVYDAKSNTRIVYRVVTPGELRKTPSTAGVATTVTNTTHGTITTPIAVKSSVTLTPAVTTTPAVVRGRGRGRGRPPGRTIPFVPKRKPASTEESDSEDVQEDDAVSTSIDMSKEEREGKKKLLPRTRSGRVSKPPRHMVKDYKRLHHLDFAQPDLDDSDGGYSDYRIDHLSPNVVVGNEESNADSSEDSKEPAKAVIPTSPFNCATCKREYTTPHRLSRHFEQFPDHSNNVTTRRSSTVSASAIEKKNGQHEREEPDAEEESDSTESEKVVKRTVRTSTAASTIRGRGGWRGGRGRGRGRGRGRGVGRPPLIRSPAVLSEKRKIRLAEALEVCTDEEVVDVAGPRLSAAMSSWEYLLLRVQQEDEGNSSAPLIPRILNEVTSLFDRVSSMTARHLHPHSNGGDGGGNGEEHEPYQLTNPETARLLGLQCGTYFISKDERKLLEEDAVNSAHLSQTASSLVDGTSVPPATASIAVIEDLPQIPVAAVVVPPQSEELTQQQEEQQQEDEAQLKAIQADSAAAAASKLWEELEEADHLPPTAGSESGIGGGPDGDQADDDAVDSELMQVDEIVNQVVEGQTGGSQAPSPL; encoded by the exons ATGATGGAGACAGATCAAATGGAAGAGGATACCAGCAACACCAATATCGGCGAACAAGAACCGGGAGCAGAGACAGATGAAACGATGCAAATGGAAGAGGGCCAAGTGCACACGACGACCGTGTTAGATGAACAGAGTCTACAACAACTGATGGATAGTGGAACTGTCAGTGAGGACAg CATTATTGCTATAGTTCAAAACGAGCATGGAGAACCTCAAAcg GTGGTGCTGAGTCGGCAGGATGCAGAAGCTTTAGGCATACAGTTGGATCCTGTTGAGCAGCCTGTAGAAGATGAGCAAGGTCAAGTTACCTCTACAGATGAGTTGGAGGGGATGACGGAACAAGTGGATCAAGAGTCTGACATGCAGCAAGCAGAAGACATGACAGAGTATAATGCCGAAAATGTTGAACAGTCAGAATTCCAACAAGAATTGCAGGCTGGAATTCAATCAGATCTTCAATCCCAGCTGCACGCTGAATTTCAATCTGAACTACAAAATGATCTGCAAGACGAACTCCAAGATGAACTGCAGCAAGATGAACTCCAAGATGAACTGCAGCAAGATGAACTCCAAGATGAACTGCAGCAAGATCTCCAAGAAACCCCCAACCAGGAAGAAGAGATCCAACCGGAAATCCCCCCAGAGCTTCAACCTAAAAGTCAAGAACCTTTCCCAGTAACGGATGCCGAATTGGAACCACACGTTGATACGCCGGTTCCAGAAGCCATATCAGTACCTGATGAGAGCGTTCTCCCGGTGGAAACGCAAATCCcagaagtaaaaacaaaagagcaagttccgaaagaagatgaagaaatgcACACGACGACGGTGTCCTTGGATGCGGTTTCGCAGCAGCTCGCTGAAGACGCTGGCGATGGTGACAGCTCAGCCAATGATGTTCTATCTAACATCATCCAGTCTTTATTCAATCCCAATGAGCCAAATCAATCAAACGTTTCGATTGTTCCGAGGATGGTGGGTGGCAAGCGCAAATTGTGTCTCAGGCTGCCCGCCAGCACGGCCAGCGCTCTTTTGGCACAAACGGGAAGCCCACTAGCCCATTCCTTCACGGAAGGCGGTATCCCGAAGAAGATCAAGATCGTTATCCCACCCAATTCGTTATCGAATAGTGCCGGCAGTTTCGTTACAAGCCTTGCCAATTCCGCATCCGTTATCCATCAAGAAACGAAAGTCGTGAAAATTTCTACATCGCAACAAATAGCCAACAACAATTCGGGCGGGAAAACTACCGGTCCTGCACGACTCGATCCCGACACTTTACCGAACAGCAGttctttctctttgatgtCCTCTCCCGTCAAAAGCTCGTCGAAACCTTTTCTGGCCTCCCTCTTCAGTACCACGTCGACCACGTCTCCGAGTGCCTCGTTAACAGTGACGCCCGTTTCCAACTTACCAAAGAAACCTTTAGGCAGCACCGAAAACCCCATCCAGCTGGTCCAAGAAGGCAACAGCTTCCGTAGTCTCCAGCCGCTCACCCCGGATCAGTTAAAACACATCGCTTCGGTGTTAAAACAAAACCGACAAGCGATCCTGTCTGGCGACGGTAAAGGCGGAAGCGGTACCATCGCCAGCAGCTCAGAAGGCGATGGGGGCAAACGGCGCGTTGTCTACGATGCCAAGTCCAACACGAGGATCGTCTATCGAGTCGTCACTCCTGGCGAATTGAGGAAAACACCTTCAACAGCGGGAGTGGCGACTACAGTCACCAATACCACCCATGGTACGATAACCACTCCGATCGCCGTGAAGAGTTCCGTCACCTTAACACCGGCAGTGACTACAACTCCGGCAGTTGTCAGAGGACGTGGAAGAGGTCGAGGTCGACCCCCCGGACGCACAATACCCTTCGTTCCAAAGCGCAAGCCCGCAAGCACAGAAGAATCGGACTCGGAAGATGTGCAGGAAGATGATGCAGTCAGCACCAGCATAGACATGTCTAAG GAGGAGCGAGAAGGCAAGAAGAAGCTGCTACCGCGAACACGATCTGGTCGAGTGTCTAAACCTCCCCGTCACATGGTCAAGGATTACAAACGACTGCACCATTTAGATTTTGCCCAGCCGGATTTGGATGACTCTGATGGTGGCTATTCAGATTATCGTATCGATCATTTGTCGCCCAACGTGGTGGTTGGGAACGAGGAAAGCAATGCGGATTCTTCGGAAGATTCCAAAGAACCTGCCAAAGCCGTTATACCAACTTCCCCGTTCAATTGCGCCACTTGCAAACGCGAATATACAACCCCCCACAG GTTATCGAGACATTTTGAGCAGTTTCCCGACCACAGTAATAATGTAACAACCCGTCGTAGTTCAACTGTTTCGGCATCGGccatcgaaaagaaaaacgggcaGCATGAGAGAGAAGAACCAGATGCCGAAGAAGAGTCAGACTCTACTGAATCGGAGAAAGTTGTCAAACGGACTGTCAGGACGTCAACTGCTGCCAGCACTATTAGGGGAAGAGGTGGATGGAGAGGCGGACGTGGTCGTGGTCGAGGAAGGGGACGAGGCCGAGGGGTTGGCCGACCTCCTTTGATTCGCTCGCCGGCTGTACTttcagaaaagaggaaaatccGCCTTGCGGAG gCCTTGGAAGTATGCACGGATGAAGAAGTGGTGGATGTTGCCGGCCCTAGACTTTCAGCCGCTATGTCAAGTTGGGAATATTTGTTGTTAAGGGTGCAACAGGAAGACGAAGGCAATAGTAGCGCTCCGCTTATCCCGCGGATTCTCAACGAAGTGACTTCCTTATTTGACCGGGTTTCTAGCATGACTGCCCGCCACTTGCATCCTCATAGTAACGGCGGCGACGGCGGTGGGAATGGAGAAGAACACGAGCCTTACCAGCTGACGAATCCTGAGACGGCCCGGTTGCTTGGCCTCCAGTGTGGCACTTATTTTATCAGCAAAGACGAACGCAAGTTATTGGAGGAAGACGCGGTCAATTCGGCTCATTTGTCTCAGACAGCTTCGTCATTGGTCGACGGCACTTCCGTCCCTCCTGCAACCGCATCAATTGCTGTAATAGAAGATCTGCCGCAGATTCCGGTTGCGGCCGTTGTCGTCCCCCCTCAATCGGAGGAGTTGACTCAACAACaagaagagcagcagcaagaaGACGAGGCTCAACTGAAAGCGATCCAGGCGGattcagcagcagcggccgctTCAAAGTTGTGGGAGGAGCTGGAAGAAGCCGATCACTTGCCACCGACGGCAGGTAGTGAGTCCGGAATAGGCGGAGGGCCCGATGGAGACCAAGCAGACGACGATGCCGTCGACAGTGAACTGATGCAAGTGGATGAAATCGTAAATCAAGTGGTAGAAGGCCAAACGGGTGGCTCTCAGGCTCCTTCTCCTCTTTGA
- the LOC124349912 gene encoding synaptosomal-associated protein 29-like, translated as MAGSSGRYVKSKGSNPFFDDEDDVDDEEFLQRAPNRFNNFGGKLANSLSGGNNSFQPLDGGENQSADERRRQLLMEKQKIEERTLQASGRAKGMLYETEQIGISTAEDLVRQREQLERTGSRLDEMNNSLRTSERHIQNIKSVFSSMKNYFSKPSEPLKNSSEGSLLKPSSSSSSSNLSKVLEQTSSPIDRDSPSQQQHPALRIKGLENDFSHKPLSNVDEQLEQDLGDMSLSLSRLKGLAQGLSTELEDQNTLIDRLQTGADKADWRIQRQNKDMERLLKK; from the exons ATGGCTGGATCCAGTGGGCGTTACGTCAAGTCTAAAGGTTCCAATCCATTTTTTGACGATGAAGACGACGTGGACGACGAAGAATTTCTTCAAAGGGCACCCAATAGGTTCAATAACTTTGGAGGAAAATTAGCCAATAGTTTGTCGGGCGGAAATAACAGTTTCCAACCTCTGGACGGAGGAGAAAATCAGAGCGCCGATGAACGTAGACGACAACTTCTTATGgagaaacagaaaatagaagaaCGTACTTTGCAGGCTTCAGGGCGAGCTAAAGGAATGTTGTATGAGACTGAGCAGATTGGAATCTCCACCGCTGAG GACTTGGTAAGGCAGAGGGAACAGTTAGAGAGAACTGGGAGCCGACTGGATGAAATGAATAATTCATTGAGGACTTCAGAGAGACACATACAGAATATCAAG agTGTGTTTAGCAGTATGAAGAACTACTTTTCTAAGCCTTCAGAGCCACTCAAAAACTCTTCTGAAGGGTCTTTGTTAAAGCCTAGttccagtagtagtagtagcaatCTTTCCAAGGTGCTTGAGCAAACATCATCACCGATTGACCGAGACTCAccatcacagcagcagcacccagCATTGAGGATTAAAGgacttgaaaatgattttagtCACAAACCTCTTTCCAATGTCGACGAGCAGCTAGAGCAAGATCTGGGTGACATGAGTTTGTCCCTGTCCCGTCTGAAAGGTCTCGCCCAGGGATTGTCGACTGAACTGGAAGATCAGAACACGTTGATCGATCGGTTGCAGACTGGTGCCGACAAGGCTGACTGGAGAATCCAGCGTCAAAATAAAGATATGGAACGTCttctgaaaaagtga
- the LOC124349679 gene encoding TBC1 domain family member 10A-like has product MATRHEPLSLQVITSPFLRNVETAHDGSATTVERRTFRKSLERLERINMIDLEPFSSESVYRQPSCEQGPSGDRKLAKRQNRLSREILGVDDAVLSAPDIAQFQSQERQLLTKNQSMNGSLNQTDVDDDVSSVIYGGSIASTVPDRYGFFGGSQFSHDTEINPAMIAIFRKRELKWLNMLDDWEKYMTYKYKKVRDRCRKGIPSSIRPRAWQYLCGGGVLMEKNKGVFDDLLAQPGDPKWLDDIRKDLHRQFPMHEMFADSNGPGQVELFRVLKAYTILNPVDGYFQGQAPVAAMLVMHMPAEEAFWCMVAICERYLPGYYSQGLEAVQIDGDVLVALLRKVSPSVHRHLTKQKLDPVLFMMEWFMCIYTRTLPWSSVLRVWDMFFCEGVKVLFRVGLVILKYSFMKPKTMKECPTMYESMEVLRHLHTSVTEENVLVPRMLKLPINEEEMERVHKKVVEQRKKAASSPQGN; this is encoded by the exons ATGGCCACTCGTCACGAGCCATTATCACTTCAAGTGATAACATCTCCGTTCCTTCGCAACGTCGAAACAGCCCATGATGGCAGTGCAACAACTGTGGAAAGACGTACATTTCGAAAAAGTCTTGAAAGACTTGAACGAATCAATATGATTGATTTAGAACCCTTTAGTTCTGAATCAGTCTACCGTCAGCCTTCATGTGAACAGGGTCCTAGTGGAGATAGGAAGCTAGCAAAACGACAAAACAGGCTCAGCAGAGAGATCCTTGGAGTTGATGATGCAGTGTTATCAGCTCCTGACATTGCCCAGTTCCAATCTCAGGAAAGACAGCTTCTTACAAAGAACCAATCAATGAATGGTTCCCTTAATCAAACcgatgttgatgatgatgtcagCAGTGTTATTTATGGTGGATCCATAGCATCAACAGTCCCCGACAGATATGGTTTCTTTGGAGGATCTCAGTTCAGTCATGACACTGAAat aAACCCAGCAATGATTGCCATTTTTCGCAAAAGAGAGCTGAAGTGGTTAAACATGTTAGATGATTGGGAAAAGTATATGACatacaaatacaaaaag GTAAGAGACAGGTGTAGGAAAGGAATACCCAGTTCTATCCGTCCCAGAGCGTGGCAATATTTGTGCGGCGGTGGTGTTCTaatggaaaagaataaaggcGTGTTCGACGATCTACTCGCGCAGCCCGGAGATCCCAAATGGCTGGATGACATCCGAAAAGATTTACATCGACAATTCCCCATGCACGAGATGTTTGCCGATTCCAATGGACCTGG tcAGGTGGAATTATTTCGGGTTCTAAAAGCCTACACGATTCTCAACCCTGTGGATGGTTACTTTCAAGGGCAGGCTCCTGTTGCAGCTATGCTCGTTATGCACATGCCTGCAGAGGAAGCATTCTGGTGTATGGTTGCAATCTGTGAACGTTATTTACCCGGATATTATAGCCAAGGCCTA GAAGCAGTTCAAATCGACGGTGATGTCCTGGTAGCTCTTTTAAGAAAAGTATCCCCTTCCGTCCATCGCCATTTA acgaaacaaaaattagatcCTGTGCTTTTCATGATGGAATGGTTCATGTGCATCTACACCCGTACGCTTCCCTGGTCCTCTGTACTCCGCGTCTGGGACATGTTCTTCTGCGAAG GGGTCAAAGTGCTCTTCCGGGTTGGCTTGGTCATCTTGAAGTACAGTTTCATGAAACCCAAGACGATGAAGGAGTGCCCGACAATGTACGAATCGATGGAAGTCTTGCGTCACCTCCATACGAGCGTCACGGAAGAAAACGTTCTTGTTCCTCGC ATGTTGAAGCTGCCCATCAACGAAGAAGAGATGGAACGTGTACACAAGAAAGTAGTCGAGCAAAGGAAGAAAGCTGCTTCTTCCCCTCAAGGCAATTAA